In Mesorhizobium sp. 113-3-3, a genomic segment contains:
- a CDS encoding response regulator — protein MNKVLLIDDDVELTTLLQEYLVEEGYDVATGTDGGTAIAAAARSAADLIVLDIMMPRMNGIEILQRIRKLSQVPVLMLTARGDDIDRISGLNLGADDYVTKPCSPGELAARVRAILRRASQPAVGAVPETLRAGRLVVHPGNRTAEWNGRPLELTGTEFSLLEVLARNAGQLVSKQDISKRAFGKPLTPFDRRIDVHISSVRQKLGLREDGQSRIKSVRGQGYQLLLD, from the coding sequence ATGAACAAGGTCCTCCTCATCGACGACGATGTCGAGTTGACGACGCTGCTGCAGGAATACCTGGTCGAAGAAGGCTACGACGTGGCGACAGGCACGGACGGTGGCACGGCGATTGCCGCCGCCGCGCGCAGCGCGGCGGACCTGATCGTGCTCGATATCATGATGCCCCGAATGAACGGGATCGAGATCCTGCAACGGATCAGGAAGCTGAGCCAGGTTCCCGTGCTGATGCTGACGGCGAGGGGCGATGACATCGACCGGATATCCGGCTTGAACCTCGGCGCCGACGATTATGTGACGAAACCCTGTTCGCCGGGAGAACTCGCCGCGAGGGTGCGCGCCATCCTTCGTCGTGCGAGCCAGCCTGCGGTCGGCGCGGTCCCCGAAACGCTGAGAGCCGGGCGGCTGGTGGTTCATCCAGGCAACAGAACCGCCGAATGGAACGGACGGCCGCTCGAACTGACCGGCACGGAGTTCAGCCTGCTCGAAGTTCTCGCCCGCAATGCCGGCCAGCTGGTATCGAAGCAAGACATCTCGAAACGGGCTTTTGGAAAGCCGCTGACCCCGTTCGATCGCCGCATCGACGTCCATATCAGCAGCGTGCGTCAGAAGCTCGGCCTCAGGGAAGATGGACAGTCGCGGATAAAGTCTGTCCGCGGCCAGGGCTATCAACTTCTTTTGGACTGA
- a CDS encoding dihydrofolate reductase family protein yields the protein MAKLVFGMNQSLDGYVDHTSFAPGPTLFRHFIAEAQTQAGSVYGRQMYEIMRYWDDDHPEWNADERAFAAAWRNQPKWVVSRSLKAVGPNASLVQGDLEGAIRALKAEREGEIEIAGPNLAQSLTELGLIDEYRIYLHPVVLGHGKPYFAGPRPRLRLMTNDRMGEDVVRLTYVPA from the coding sequence ATGGCCAAGCTCGTGTTCGGAATGAACCAGTCCCTGGACGGCTATGTCGACCATACGTCATTTGCGCCGGGACCGACGCTCTTCCGCCACTTCATCGCGGAGGCTCAGACGCAGGCGGGCAGTGTCTATGGGCGCCAGATGTATGAAATCATGCGGTACTGGGATGACGATCATCCCGAATGGAATGCCGACGAACGCGCCTTCGCGGCGGCGTGGCGGAACCAGCCGAAATGGGTCGTCTCGCGCTCGTTGAAGGCGGTTGGCCCCAACGCCAGCCTTGTTCAGGGTGATCTTGAGGGCGCGATCCGGGCGTTGAAGGCCGAGCGCGAGGGGGAGATCGAGATTGCCGGCCCGAACCTCGCGCAAAGCCTCACCGAACTTGGCCTGATCGACGAGTACCGGATCTACCTCCACCCCGTCGTGCTTGGTCACGGCAAGCCGTATTTCGCCGGCCCCCGGCCACGGCTGCGCCTCATGACCAACGATCGGATGGGCGAGGATGTGGTCCGGTTGACCTACGTTCCCGCATAA
- a CDS encoding GntR family transcriptional regulator — translation MSKQTKNTLRDSVYTSLKAMIVTGQIPPGSRVTENDIAAKLNVSRTPVREAFNRLERDGLVTGRPRQGYVVTEFDINMFREAFDIRELLDGHATELAAAAATDKDKARLRAMLAECERLAAIPDRTTKEKFQELEVGIDLHRVIAEISGNAMLHGMLCGILDKCQHYVWTELLWLDEWKIARDEHAEIVEAICAGDAARAGALARAHVRGSRENVLRLLQAKSDYQSFMAKAS, via the coding sequence TTGAGCAAGCAAACCAAGAACACGCTGCGCGACTCGGTCTACACCTCGCTGAAGGCGATGATCGTGACCGGACAGATTCCGCCCGGCTCGCGCGTCACCGAGAACGACATTGCCGCAAAACTCAATGTCAGCCGCACGCCGGTGCGTGAGGCCTTCAACCGCCTCGAGCGCGACGGCTTGGTCACCGGCCGGCCGCGCCAGGGCTATGTCGTCACCGAGTTCGACATCAACATGTTTCGCGAGGCCTTCGACATCCGCGAACTGCTCGACGGTCATGCGACCGAACTGGCCGCGGCCGCCGCGACCGACAAGGACAAGGCGCGGCTGCGCGCCATGCTGGCCGAATGCGAACGGCTGGCCGCCATTCCCGACCGCACGACAAAGGAAAAATTCCAGGAGCTGGAGGTCGGCATCGACCTGCACCGCGTCATCGCCGAGATCAGCGGCAATGCCATGCTGCATGGCATGCTGTGCGGCATCCTCGACAAGTGCCAGCACTATGTCTGGACCGAACTCTTGTGGCTCGACGAATGGAAGATCGCCCGCGACGAGCATGCCGAGATCGTCGAGGCGATCTGCGCCGGCGATGCCGCCCGGGCAGGCGCCCTGGCCCGCGCCCACGTGCGGGGATCGCGCGAAAACGTGCTGCGCCTGCTGCAGGCAAAGTCGGACTACCAGAGTTTTATGGCGAAGGCGTCGTGA
- a CDS encoding ABC transporter substrate-binding protein: MKTINSLGIAAVAGLMAAAATPAFAADTITVASWGGTYQEAQTKAFFDPTAKALGITIKQDTTNGLDDVRLQVTGNAVKWDITELGADECARGSKEGLFEKLDYGIIDKSGINPKLVHDDWVGISYTSVVLIYRTDVFGDKGPKTWADFWDVKKFPGRRALSSSQATETLSVAALASGLPIDKVYPVDVDGALKSVDKIRGHVDAWWTSGAQAMQLVKDGEVDMASIWNGRAGTLKKEGAPVSFSFDQGVLTADCMVIPKGAKNKEAAMKALAMFVSPQLQANLPLYVDNGPVNEKAFETGKIPPERIKDINSAPENVKKQVLQDAEFWRDNLVEATEKFNNLIQQ; encoded by the coding sequence ATGAAAACCATCAATAGCCTTGGGATTGCCGCGGTCGCGGGCCTCATGGCAGCGGCAGCGACGCCCGCTTTTGCCGCCGATACGATCACCGTCGCGTCGTGGGGCGGCACCTATCAAGAGGCGCAGACCAAGGCGTTCTTCGATCCGACCGCCAAAGCACTCGGCATCACCATCAAGCAGGACACCACCAACGGCCTCGACGACGTGCGGCTGCAGGTGACCGGCAATGCGGTGAAGTGGGACATCACCGAGCTTGGCGCCGACGAATGCGCGCGCGGCTCGAAGGAAGGGCTGTTCGAGAAGCTCGATTACGGCATCATCGACAAGAGCGGCATCAACCCGAAGCTGGTCCATGACGACTGGGTCGGCATCTCCTACACTTCCGTCGTGCTCATCTACCGCACCGATGTGTTCGGCGACAAAGGGCCCAAGACCTGGGCCGACTTCTGGGACGTCAAAAAGTTTCCGGGACGGCGCGCGCTCTCCAGCAGCCAGGCGACGGAGACGCTGAGCGTCGCCGCTCTCGCCTCCGGCCTGCCGATCGACAAGGTCTATCCGGTCGACGTCGACGGCGCCTTGAAATCCGTCGACAAGATCCGCGGCCATGTCGATGCCTGGTGGACCTCCGGCGCCCAGGCCATGCAACTGGTCAAGGATGGCGAAGTCGACATGGCGAGCATCTGGAACGGCCGCGCCGGCACATTGAAGAAGGAAGGCGCGCCGGTCAGCTTCTCCTTCGACCAGGGCGTGCTGACCGCCGATTGCATGGTCATCCCCAAGGGCGCCAAGAACAAGGAAGCGGCGATGAAGGCGCTGGCGATGTTCGTCAGCCCGCAATTGCAGGCCAATCTGCCGCTCTATGTCGACAACGGCCCGGTCAACGAAAAGGCCTTCGAGACCGGCAAGATCCCGCCGGAACGGATCAAGGACATCAATTCGGCGCCCGAAAACGTCAAGAAGCAGGTGCTGCAGGATGCCGAGTTCTGGCGTGACAACCTGGTCGAGGCGACCGAGAAGTTCAACAATCTGATCCAGCAATAG
- a CDS encoding ABC transporter ATP-binding protein: protein MSIASSALPISMRRIEKRFGSVSVLRDLNLDVEAGEFLTLLGPSGSGKTTLLMILAGFVRANGGSIKVGDDEIITTPPHRRNIGMVFQNYALFPHMNVLHNIAFPLKQRGVAAAETAERVEKALELVKLKGLGERRVDQLSGGQRQRVALARAIVFEPRIVLMDEPLSALDKGLREHMQIELRALHRRLGMTTVYVTHDQREAITMSDRIAVMNAGRIEQLDKPETLYAAPKTQFVAGFIGESNFIPVECRNGSVWYEDRRIQTAGAPPVPGQHLMVVRPEKLRLVTAVEPSSGVNVLNATVGDIIYQGDSFVCYVSLRDGRQLTLRDYCRSDVLARLPQPGQPISLGLDAQDTILVAAEG, encoded by the coding sequence TTGTCCATTGCGTCATCCGCGCTGCCGATCAGCATGCGCCGGATCGAGAAACGATTTGGCAGCGTATCGGTGCTGCGCGACCTGAACCTCGATGTCGAGGCCGGCGAGTTCCTGACGCTGCTCGGGCCTTCCGGCTCCGGAAAGACGACGCTGCTGATGATCCTGGCCGGTTTCGTGCGGGCCAATGGAGGGTCGATCAAGGTCGGCGACGACGAGATCATCACCACGCCGCCGCACAGGCGCAACATCGGCATGGTCTTCCAGAACTACGCGCTGTTTCCGCATATGAACGTTTTGCACAACATCGCCTTTCCGCTGAAGCAGCGCGGCGTCGCGGCCGCCGAGACGGCCGAGCGTGTCGAAAAGGCGCTGGAGCTGGTGAAGCTCAAGGGCCTCGGCGAACGGCGTGTCGACCAGCTTTCCGGTGGCCAGCGTCAGCGCGTGGCGCTGGCGCGCGCCATCGTCTTCGAGCCGCGCATCGTGCTGATGGACGAGCCGCTTTCGGCGCTCGACAAGGGCCTGCGCGAGCATATGCAGATAGAGCTGCGCGCCCTGCACCGGCGGCTTGGCATGACGACGGTCTATGTCACGCACGACCAGCGCGAAGCCATCACCATGTCGGACCGCATCGCGGTGATGAATGCCGGACGCATCGAGCAGCTCGACAAGCCCGAGACGCTGTACGCCGCGCCGAAGACGCAATTCGTCGCCGGCTTCATCGGCGAATCGAATTTCATTCCCGTCGAGTGCCGCAACGGTTCGGTCTGGTACGAGGACAGGCGGATCCAGACGGCAGGGGCGCCGCCGGTCCCCGGCCAGCATCTGATGGTGGTGCGGCCGGAAAAGCTGCGGCTGGTCACGGCGGTCGAACCGTCGAGCGGTGTCAATGTGCTCAACGCCACGGTCGGCGACATCATCTACCAGGGTGACAGCTTCGTCTGCTACGTCTCACTGCGCGACGGCCGCCAGCTGACGCTGCGCGATTATTGCCGCAGCGATGTGCTGGCGCGACTGCCGCAGCCCGGCCAGCCGATCAGCCTCGGCCTCGATGCGCAGGATACCATCCTGGTGGCGGCAGAGGGATGA
- a CDS encoding ABC transporter permease gives MSAQSALLRESAGADRDLNAQALRADARRESLRLLALLSPSLFLVFAIIIVPIGWLFWLSLYDEAGVLSASNYARFFEQASYIKTFITTFKVAFIVTGACVLLGYPLAYMLSQLPRRAASICLIFVILPFWTSVLVRTYAWLVILQRKGLINSWLIDLGVISQPLSLANNLSGVVIGMTHILLPFLVLPLYASMKTIDTDCLRAGMNLGAGPVATFRQIFFPLSLPGLASGVVIVFVLCLGFFVTPALMGGGKVIMWAMRMEQTTSLYSNWGAGAALGVVLLVVTLALLGLFQWLLGARATGVWSSR, from the coding sequence ATGAGCGCGCAATCCGCCCTCCTGAGAGAATCAGCCGGCGCGGACCGGGACCTCAACGCGCAGGCGCTGCGCGCCGACGCGCGGCGCGAGTCGCTGCGGCTGCTGGCGCTTTTGTCGCCGAGCCTCTTCCTGGTCTTCGCCATCATCATCGTGCCGATCGGCTGGCTGTTCTGGCTCTCGCTGTACGACGAGGCAGGCGTCTTGAGCGCCTCCAACTATGCGCGCTTTTTCGAGCAGGCCTCCTACATCAAGACCTTCATCACCACCTTCAAGGTCGCCTTCATCGTCACCGGCGCGTGCGTGCTGTTGGGCTATCCCCTCGCCTACATGCTGTCGCAGCTGCCGCGCCGGGCGGCGTCGATCTGCCTGATCTTCGTCATCCTGCCGTTCTGGACTTCGGTGCTGGTGCGCACCTATGCCTGGCTGGTGATCCTGCAGCGCAAGGGCCTGATCAACAGCTGGCTGATCGACCTCGGCGTGATCAGCCAGCCGCTGTCGCTCGCCAACAATCTGTCCGGCGTCGTCATCGGCATGACGCACATACTTTTGCCGTTCCTGGTGCTGCCGCTCTATGCCTCGATGAAGACCATCGACACCGACTGCCTGCGCGCCGGGATGAACCTCGGCGCCGGGCCGGTCGCCACTTTCCGGCAGATCTTCTTTCCGCTGTCGCTGCCCGGCCTCGCCTCGGGCGTGGTCATCGTCTTCGTGCTCTGCCTCGGCTTCTTCGTGACGCCCGCACTGATGGGCGGCGGCAAGGTGATCATGTGGGCGATGCGCATGGAACAGACCACCAGCCTCTATTCCAACTGGGGCGCGGGCGCGGCGCTCGGCGTGGTGCTGCTGGTGGTCACGCTGGCGCTTCTTGGTCTCTTCCAATGGCTGCTCGGCGCGCGCGCCACCGGCGTGTGGAGTTCGCGATGA
- a CDS encoding ABC transporter permease, translating into MSADIGLPITHRQRLWLYALGGLVLLFLIAPSVIIVIMSFSDSTLLQFPPQQWSLRWYETYFQSVEWRDATIVSVKVAVMTVLVATPLGTAAAYAINRGTLRFNGTINGLLTASLIIPVILIGIGTFFLYARIGLNNTLTGLVIAHTVQALPLVVLTVLSGLRSYDMNQERVARSLGAGRIAAFWQVTMPQIRFSIVSGGLFAFITSFDEVVVSLFISGGETTTLTRRMFNALRDQIDPTIAAISTCLIVLSILLLSVAQIFGRRH; encoded by the coding sequence ATGAGCGCAGATATCGGCCTGCCTATCACACACCGGCAACGCCTGTGGCTTTACGCACTGGGCGGCCTGGTGTTGCTGTTCCTGATCGCGCCGTCGGTCATCATCGTCATCATGTCGTTTTCGGATTCGACGCTGCTGCAATTCCCGCCGCAGCAATGGTCGCTGCGCTGGTACGAAACCTATTTCCAGTCGGTGGAATGGCGCGACGCAACCATCGTCTCGGTCAAGGTGGCTGTCATGACCGTGCTGGTGGCGACGCCGCTCGGCACCGCCGCCGCCTACGCCATCAACCGCGGCACGCTGCGCTTCAACGGCACCATCAACGGTCTGCTGACGGCGTCGCTGATCATCCCGGTGATCCTGATCGGAATCGGCACCTTCTTCCTCTACGCCCGCATCGGCCTCAACAACACGCTGACCGGCCTGGTCATCGCGCATACGGTGCAGGCCTTGCCGCTGGTGGTGCTGACCGTGCTGTCGGGCCTGCGCTCCTACGACATGAACCAGGAGCGCGTGGCGCGCAGCCTGGGTGCCGGGCGCATCGCCGCCTTCTGGCAGGTGACGATGCCGCAGATCCGCTTCTCCATCGTCTCGGGCGGGCTGTTCGCCTTCATCACATCCTTCGACGAGGTGGTGGTTTCGCTGTTCATTTCGGGCGGCGAGACCACGACCTTGACGCGGCGCATGTTCAACGCACTGCGCGACCAGATCGACCCGACCATCGCCGCCATCTCGACCTGCCTGATCGTGCTGTCCATCCTGCTCCTGTCGGTGGCGCAGATCTTCGGGCGGCGGCATTGA
- the ggt gene encoding gamma-glutamyltransferase: protein MRDFQFPGRSPVRATQAIAATSHPLATLAAIDMLRAGGNAMDAAVCAAAVQGVVEPQSTGIGGDCFVLYSPGGQGDVLAFNGSGRAPAKADVNWYLDKGFNELPKQGPHAVTVPGAVDAWSRLLEDHGRKSLAEVLAPAIHYAENGYVVHDRVAFDWAEPETDLSADEHAARIFLPGGQAPKAGDIHRQPELAATLRIIAKQGRAGFYEGAVADDMVRRLNELGGLHSHEDFAATKGDYVAPVSTTYGGHDIHQMPPNNQGLTALLMLNVLSGFKLGGLDPNGAERLHLEIEAGRLAYQDRDRYVGDQDEVHVPIKQLLSGAYADRLRAEIRRDRAMTHLPRLDLPGSDTVYISIVDRDRNAVSFINSTYYSFGSGVVGPKTGIVLQNRGSSFRLDPAHPNAIAPGKRPMHTIMPGMATKNGRVVMPFGVMGGGYQPFGHVHLLTNMIDFGMDPQQALDAPRVFYNDDTVEAERNVPAEAIEGLRKRGHRVVEPQHPLGGGQVVLIDWEKGTLTGASDPRKDGMALGY, encoded by the coding sequence ATGCGTGATTTCCAGTTTCCCGGCCGCTCGCCGGTTCGTGCCACGCAAGCGATTGCGGCGACCTCGCACCCGCTCGCGACCCTTGCCGCGATCGACATGCTGCGCGCGGGCGGCAATGCCATGGACGCCGCGGTCTGCGCCGCCGCCGTGCAAGGCGTCGTCGAGCCGCAGTCGACCGGCATCGGCGGCGATTGCTTTGTCCTCTATTCTCCCGGCGGACAGGGCGACGTGCTGGCCTTCAACGGTTCGGGCCGCGCGCCCGCCAAGGCTGATGTCAACTGGTACCTGGACAAGGGTTTCAACGAGCTTCCCAAACAGGGGCCGCATGCGGTGACCGTGCCCGGAGCCGTCGATGCCTGGAGCCGGCTCCTGGAGGATCATGGCCGCAAGAGCCTGGCCGAGGTGCTGGCGCCTGCCATCCACTATGCCGAGAACGGCTATGTCGTGCATGACCGCGTCGCCTTCGACTGGGCCGAACCGGAGACCGACCTGTCGGCCGACGAGCATGCCGCGCGCATCTTCCTGCCGGGCGGCCAGGCGCCGAAGGCCGGCGACATCCACCGCCAGCCGGAACTCGCCGCCACCTTGCGGATCATTGCCAAGCAGGGCCGCGCCGGCTTCTACGAGGGCGCCGTTGCCGACGACATGGTGCGCCGGCTCAATGAACTGGGCGGGCTGCATTCGCATGAGGATTTCGCGGCGACCAAGGGCGACTATGTGGCGCCGGTCAGCACCACCTATGGCGGCCATGACATCCACCAGATGCCGCCGAACAATCAGGGGCTGACGGCGCTTTTGATGTTGAACGTGCTGTCCGGCTTCAAGCTCGGCGGGCTCGATCCCAACGGCGCCGAGCGCCTGCATCTGGAGATTGAGGCCGGACGCCTGGCCTATCAGGATCGCGACCGCTATGTCGGCGACCAGGACGAGGTTCATGTGCCGATAAAGCAGCTTCTGTCCGGCGCCTATGCCGACCGGCTGCGCGCCGAGATCCGCCGCGACCGCGCCATGACGCATCTGCCGCGCCTCGACCTGCCCGGCAGCGACACGGTCTACATCTCGATCGTCGACCGCGATCGCAACGCGGTCTCCTTCATCAACTCGACTTATTATTCCTTCGGCAGCGGCGTCGTCGGCCCGAAGACCGGGATCGTCTTGCAGAACCGTGGCTCGAGTTTCCGCCTTGACCCGGCGCACCCCAACGCGATCGCGCCCGGCAAGCGGCCGATGCACACGATCATGCCCGGCATGGCGACGAAAAACGGCCGCGTGGTGATGCCGTTCGGCGTCATGGGCGGCGGTTACCAGCCTTTCGGCCATGTCCATCTTTTGACCAACATGATCGATTTCGGCATGGATCCACAGCAGGCGCTGGATGCGCCGCGTGTGTTCTACAATGACGATACGGTAGAGGCCGAACGCAACGTTCCCGCCGAGGCAATCGAAGGCTTGCGCAAGCGCGGCCATCGCGTCGTCGAACCGCAGCATCCGCTTGGTGGCGGGCAAGTGGTGCTGATCGACTGGGAAAAAGGCACGCTGACCGGCGCCTCCGATCCACGCAAGGATGGGATGGCGCTGGGGTATTGA
- a CDS encoding acyl--CoA ligase, with translation MSTNSKDLSHRLAAGADDAPAILAPDRATLTHGGLRGLIKATAERLHALGIGRGDRVAIVLPNGPEMATAFVAVAAAASTAPLNPAYRADELDFYLTDIGAKAILVAENETGPAVAVAERLDIGVLRLIVQPDTPAGSFTIEGAAIGPQAAPDMAGDGDIALLLHTSGTTSRPKLVPLSHANIAASARHIGATLGLSADDRCLNIMPLFHIHGLIAAVLSSLAAGGSIYCTPGFNALRFFQWLGDARPSWYTAVPTMHQAILPRAARNAEVLAAARLRFIRSSSASLPAQVMAELEATFGCPVIESYGMTEAAHQMASNRLPPGLRKPGSVGAGAGPEVAVMAPDGRLMEAGETGEIVIRGPNVTAGYEKNPDANATAFAHGWFHTGDQGVLDEDGYLRVTGRLKEIINRGGEKISPLEVDDVLMDHPAVAQVVTFAMPHDKLGEEVAAAVVLREGMSATESDIRAHAATRLADFKVPRKVLILDEIPKGATGKLQRIGLAAKLGL, from the coding sequence ATGAGCACGAATTCAAAAGACCTCTCCCATCGTCTCGCCGCCGGCGCCGACGACGCGCCGGCGATCCTGGCGCCCGACAGGGCAACACTGACCCATGGCGGGCTGCGCGGCCTGATCAAGGCCACGGCCGAGCGACTGCATGCGCTCGGCATCGGCCGGGGCGACCGGGTGGCGATCGTGCTGCCGAACGGGCCGGAAATGGCCACCGCCTTCGTCGCTGTAGCGGCCGCCGCTTCGACGGCGCCGCTCAATCCCGCCTACCGCGCCGACGAGCTCGATTTCTACCTCACCGACATCGGCGCCAAGGCCATCCTTGTCGCTGAGAATGAGACCGGTCCGGCGGTTGCGGTGGCCGAGCGGCTCGACATCGGCGTGTTGAGGCTCATCGTGCAACCGGATACCCCTGCCGGCAGCTTCACCATCGAGGGCGCGGCGATCGGTCCGCAGGCGGCGCCCGACATGGCAGGGGATGGCGACATCGCGCTTTTGCTGCACACGTCGGGCACGACATCGCGGCCAAAGCTGGTGCCGCTCAGCCATGCCAACATCGCCGCCTCCGCCCGCCATATCGGCGCGACGCTCGGCCTGAGCGCTGATGACCGCTGCCTGAACATCATGCCGCTGTTCCACATTCACGGGCTGATCGCGGCGGTCCTGTCGTCGCTGGCTGCGGGCGGCAGCATCTACTGCACGCCGGGCTTCAACGCGCTGCGCTTCTTCCAGTGGCTGGGCGACGCCAGGCCGAGCTGGTACACGGCGGTGCCGACCATGCACCAGGCGATCCTGCCACGGGCGGCGCGCAATGCCGAAGTGCTGGCGGCGGCGCGCCTGCGCTTCATCCGCTCGTCCTCGGCATCGCTGCCGGCGCAAGTGATGGCGGAACTCGAAGCGACCTTCGGCTGTCCGGTGATCGAATCCTATGGGATGACCGAGGCCGCCCACCAGATGGCGTCGAACCGGCTGCCGCCGGGCCTGCGCAAGCCGGGCAGCGTCGGCGCCGGCGCCGGACCGGAGGTAGCGGTGATGGCGCCCGACGGGCGGCTGATGGAAGCCGGCGAGACCGGCGAAATCGTCATTCGCGGACCCAATGTCACCGCAGGCTATGAGAAGAACCCGGATGCCAATGCCACCGCCTTCGCGCATGGCTGGTTCCACACCGGCGACCAGGGCGTGCTCGACGAGGACGGCTATCTGCGCGTCACCGGCCGGCTGAAGGAGATCATCAACCGCGGTGGCGAAAAGATCTCGCCGCTCGAGGTCGACGACGTGCTGATGGACCATCCGGCGGTGGCGCAGGTCGTCACCTTCGCGATGCCGCATGACAAGCTCGGCGAGGAGGTGGCGGCGGCCGTGGTGCTGCGCGAAGGCATGAGCGCCACCGAAAGCGACATACGCGCTCACGCTGCGACGCGGCTCGCCGACTTCAAGGTGCCGCGCAAGGTCCTGATCCTGGACGAAATCCCCAAGGGTGCTACGGGCAAGCTGCAGCGCATCGGGCTCGCCGCCAAACTCGGGCTTTGA
- a CDS encoding 2-dehydropantoate 2-reductase: MKITIFGAGAIGGYLAAKLAIAGRTDLSIVARGAHLEAIQANGLRLIEDDQESVAPVRAAAKAEELGVQDHVVLALKAHSLTPALDQIAPLLGDHTSVVTMQNGVPWWYFHQLGGPLEGTRLSAVDPGGAIWQRIGPERVIGSVVYPAVEVDAPGLIRHVEGKRFSLGEPSGERSERVTRLAEEMVKAGLQAPVREDIRSEIWVKLWGNLSFNPISALTGSTLAAIVADDGTRALARTMMLEAQAIGESLGVRFPIAVDRRIKGAGDVGEHKTSMLQDLERGRPMEIDALVTAVQELGRLTDKPTPTIDTVSALVRRLAVERGCYG; this comes from the coding sequence ATGAAGATCACCATTTTCGGCGCCGGCGCGATCGGCGGCTATCTCGCCGCCAAGCTGGCGATCGCCGGCCGCACCGACCTGTCGATCGTCGCGCGCGGCGCGCATCTGGAAGCGATCCAGGCCAACGGCCTGCGTCTGATCGAGGACGACCAGGAATCGGTGGCGCCGGTGAGAGCCGCCGCCAAGGCGGAGGAGCTTGGCGTGCAGGACCACGTGGTCCTGGCGCTGAAGGCCCATTCGCTGACCCCGGCGCTGGACCAGATCGCGCCGTTGCTCGGCGACCACACTTCCGTCGTGACCATGCAGAACGGCGTGCCCTGGTGGTATTTCCATCAACTGGGCGGGCCGCTCGAAGGCACAAGGCTGAGCGCGGTCGATCCCGGAGGGGCGATCTGGCAGCGGATCGGGCCGGAGCGCGTCATCGGCTCGGTCGTCTATCCCGCCGTCGAGGTCGATGCGCCGGGCCTCATCCGCCATGTCGAGGGCAAGCGGTTCTCGCTCGGCGAACCCTCGGGCGAACGCAGCGAACGGGTGACGCGACTGGCGGAGGAAATGGTCAAGGCCGGCCTGCAAGCGCCGGTGCGCGAGGATATCCGAAGCGAGATATGGGTGAAGCTGTGGGGCAACCTCTCCTTCAACCCGATCTCGGCGCTGACCGGCTCGACGCTTGCGGCAATCGTCGCCGACGACGGCACCCGCGCGCTTGCCCGCACCATGATGCTGGAGGCGCAAGCGATCGGCGAAAGCCTCGGCGTGCGCTTTCCGATCGCGGTCGACCGCCGCATCAAGGGCGCCGGCGATGTCGGCGAGCACAAGACCTCGATGCTGCAGGATCTGGAACGTGGCCGGCCGATGGAGATCGACGCGCTGGTAACGGCGGTGCAGGAGCTTGGCCGGCTGACGGACAAGCCGACGCCGACCATAGACACGGTGTCAGCACTGGTGCGCCGGCTGGCGGTGGAGCGCGGCTGTTACGGGTGA
- a CDS encoding lysozyme inhibitor LprI family protein → MLRYACLLGILAMTTAHRAMAQSDAEMKACVDQSGGYTWKMLDCGKTEIDKFDARLNAAYNTLLHREHGPQRARLQREQRTWLKHHLRETHRLAADPDNGEAALFTSQGFELDDLSARTAELEKRVQQSP, encoded by the coding sequence ATGCTGCGATATGCCTGCCTCCTTGGAATTCTGGCCATGACAACGGCTCATCGCGCAATGGCGCAGAGCGATGCCGAAATGAAAGCGTGCGTCGACCAGTCCGGCGGCTACACCTGGAAAATGCTGGATTGCGGGAAGACCGAGATCGACAAGTTCGATGCCAGGCTGAACGCGGCTTATAATACGCTTTTGCATCGCGAACATGGCCCTCAACGTGCCCGGTTGCAGCGCGAGCAGCGCACCTGGCTGAAGCATCACCTGCGGGAAACGCACCGTCTTGCCGCCGATCCCGACAACGGAGAAGCCGCCCTCTTCACATCTCAAGGGTTTGAACTGGACGATTTGAGCGCACGCACCGCCGAACTCGAAAAACGTGTCCAGCAAAGCCCGTAG